The Streptomyces cathayae DNA segment TCTCCAGCACGTACTATCCGGCGATCGTCCGGCCCAACGTCGATGTCGTCGCCGGCGGGTTGAGCGAGGTCCGCGGGTCGACCGTCGTCGCCGCCGACGGAACCGAGGCCGAGGCCGACGTGATCGTGTTCGGCACCGGGTTCCACGTGACCGACATGCCCATCGCCGAGCGGGTCGTCGGCGCGGAGGGCAGGACCCTCGCCGAGACGTGGACGGGCGGGATGGAGGCCCTGCGCGGCGCCTCGGCCGCCGGGTTCCCCAACTGGATGACGCTCATCGGGCCGAACACCGGCCTCGGCAACTCGTCGATGATCCTGATGATCGAGTCCCAGCTGAACTACCTCGCCGACTACCTCCGCCAACTCGACCTCCTGGGCGGCCGGGTGGCCCTCGACGCCCGCCGGAGCGCCGTCCGCGTCTGGAACCACCGGGTGCAGCAGCGGATGAAGCACACGGTGTGGAACACCGGTGGCTGCACCAGCTGGTACCTGGACGCGAACGGCCGCAACACCACCGTCTGGCCGGGCACGACCGGTGAGTTCCGGCGCGCGACCCGGCGCGTGGACCTGTCCGAGTACGCCGTCCTGCGCGCACCCGCGAAGAAGACCACCGCGCCCCACGAGAACACCGAGGTGGCCGCATGAGCAGGGGCAGTCTCGAGGGAAAGGTCGCCGTCGTCACCGGAGCGGCCCGCGGAGTGGGGGAGTTGCTCGCCCGCAGGCTCTCCGCGCGCGGGGCGACGGTGGCACTGGTCGGGCTGGAGCCGGACGCGCTCGAACGGGTCGCGGAGCGACTGCACGGCGAGAGCGGTCACTGGCACGCCGACGTCACCGACCACGAGGCGATGGCCCGGGTCGCGGGGGAGGTCGCGGAACGGTTCGGGCGGGTCGACATCGTGGTCGCCAACGCCGGTGTGGCCAACGGCGGTCCGTTCGCCGACTCCGATCCGGGATCCTGGCGGCGGGTCGTCGAGGTCAACCTGATCGGATCGGCGGTCACCGCCCGCGCGTTCCTGCCCCTGCTGATCGCGAGCCGCGGCTACCTGCTCCAGATCGCCTCGCTCGCCGCGATCACCCCGGCGCCGATGATGACCGCGTACTGCGCCTCCAAGTCCGGTGTGGAGGCGTACGCGCACTGTCTGCGGGCCGAGGTCGGACACCGGGGAGTACGGGTCGGCGTCGGCTATCTCTCCTGGACCGACACCGACATGGTGCGCGGGGCCGACCAGGACGAGGTGATGCGGGAACTCAGGCAGCGGCTGCCGTGGCCGGCGAACAAGACCTATCCGCCGGGGCCCGCGGTGGACCGGATCGTGGCCGGGATCGAGCGGCGCTCGAGCCATGTGTACGGGCAGTGGTGGCTGCGCGGGATGCAGGGCGTGCGCGGATACCTGCCCGGCGTGATCGGGACCGTCGGGCAGCGGGAGATGCGGCGGTTCGCGGATCGCCTCACCGGCATGCGCACGGGCCTGGTCGGAGCCGGCGGCAACGCCGACGAACAGCATCGGACTACGGTGCGTGACTGATCGACATGCGCGGGGTGACTGTCCGTGTGAATCTGGTCGGGCAAGATCCCCCACACCCCAACGGGAGTGAACCCACATGGGCATGAAGGACCAGTTCCAGGAGAAGTCCGAGCAGATGCAGCAGCAGGCCAAGCGGAAGGCCGACCAGGCCAAGGAGCAGATCCAGAACCGCGGTCGCCGTCGCGAGGAGGACCCGAACAACCCGCAGCGCGGGCGGGAGAAGTCCGAGGAGCGTTACGATCGGGACCACGACGCCTGACGTCGTGTGCTGCTGAACACCTGCTCGGCACGGCCGGTGAAGGCCGTTTGCTGAAGCGGGAAGGGGCGCCTCCGCGGGGGGTGCCCCTTCCCATGTCTCCAGGCCCCTCGCACCCCTCGCACCCCTTGTGCCTCCTATGCGCCTTGCGTCCCTGGTCCCTTCACGCCTCGTGTGTCCTCGGTGGCAGCTTCGGGCGGGAGCGGTCGGGGACGTCGCTGTAGGTCGGGGGAGTGGCCGGGGGCTCCGTCTCCAGGAGTTCCAGGGCCAGCCGGACCGCGTCGTCGAGCACCGGGTACCGGCCCTCCGCCCAGTCCAACGGAGTGCGCAGCGCCTCGAGATCGGGGGCGACGCCCCTGTTCTCCACCGACCAGCCGTACGCGTCGAACCAGGCCGCGTTCATCGGCACCGTGATCACCGTGCCGTCCCCCAGCCGGTGCCGGCCGGTCATGCCGACCACCCCGCCCCAGGTGCGCTGCCCGACCACCGGCCCCAGCTTCAGCAGCTTGAACGCGGCCGTGATCATGTCGCCGTCGGAGCTCGTCGCCTCGTCCGCGAGGGCGACCACCGGCCCGCGCGGGGCGTTGGCCGCGTACGACACCGGCTGGGCGTCGCGGGTGAGGTCCCAGCCCAGGATGGTGCGGGTCAGCGTCTCGACGACGAGTTCGCTGATGTGGCCGCCCGCGTTGCCGCGCACGTCGACGATCAGCGCCGGGCGGGACACCTCCATGCGCAGGTCGCGGTTGAACTGGGCCCAGCCCGAGCCGCCCATGTCGGGGATGTGCAGATAGCCGCACCGGCCGCCGCTCAACTCCCGTACGACCTCACGGCGTTTGGCCACCCAGTCCTGGTAGCGCAGAGGGCGTTCGTCGACCAGCGGGACGACGGCGACCCTGCGGGGCGGGCCCGTGCCCTCGGCCGGGGCGAACGTCAGCTCCACCGTCGTACCGCCCGTCCCCGCGAGCAGCGGGTAGGGCCCGGCGACCGGGTCCACCGGGCGGCCGTGGACATGGGTGAGGACCGCGCCCTCACGGATGCCGGTGCCGGCCAGCGGCGAACGCGCGCGGGAGTCGGAGGAGTCACCGGACAGGATGCGTTTGACCGTCCAACCGTCCTCCCGGGGCACCAGGTTGGTGCCGAGGAAGCCCTGGCGACGCTGGTAGTGCGGCGGGCCCTCGTTGCGGCGGGCGGCGGTGACGTAGGCGTGGGAGGTGCCGAGTTCGCCGAGCAGTTCACGCAACAGGTCCGCGAACTCGTCCGGGGAGGCGACCCGTTCGATCAGCGGACGGTACTGGTCGAGCGCCGCGTCCCAGTCGATGCCGCACATGCCGGGTTCCCAGAAGTAGGCCCGGATCAGCCGCCCGGCCTCCGCGTACGACTGCCGCCACTCGGCCACCGGATCGGCCTCGTGCAGGATGCGGCGGACGTCGATCCAGACGGTGGAGTCGCTGTCGCCCGGCTCGGTCGCGGGCACCGCGCGCGGCTCGCCCCCGTCGGCCACGACCAGCCGCGTCCCGTCGCCGCTGACCGCGAAGAGGTCCAGGTGATCGACGAGTTCGGACTTCTTCGCCTTGCTGATGTCGAAGTGCTCGAGAGTCGGCCGGCCGCTGGTGTCGTCCGGGTTCACGAACGTCTCGCCGAGCGCGCCCGAGATCGGCCAGCGCAGCCAGACCAGCCCGCCGCCCGCGACCGGGTGCAGCGCCGAGTACTTGGAGGCGGTGACCGGGAAGGGGGTGACCCTGCTCTCCAGGCCCTCGGTCTCGACGGTCACCGGGCCGCCGTCGCCGAGGTCGTCCTCCTCGGCCTCCACCGGGTCCAGGCCCCCGGCGGCCGGCCGGCCCTCGGGGCTGAGGGCGAACGGGGAGAGGGTCGCCGAGGACAGCGGCACCAGGTACGGGCGGCAGCCCAGCGGGAAGGACAGGTCACCGGTGTGCACGTCGTAGACCGGGTCGAAGCCGCGCCAGGACAGGAAGGCGAGGTAGCGGCCGTCCCGGGTGAAGACCGGGTTCTCGTCCTCGAAGCGGCCGTTGGTGACGTCGATGACGAACCGGTCCTTGAGCCGGGCCAGTTTGATCTGCCGCAGCGTCCGCCCGATACCGGGATGCGACCAGGTGAGCCACCCGCCGTCGGGCGAGAACGCGAGGTCGCGCACGGGCCCGTTGACGGAACGGATCAGCTCGGTGACCGGGGCGTCGGGGACGGGGTCAGGGACGGGGTCAGGGACGGGGTCGGGGTCGGGGGCGGAGCCCTGGCCGTCGTCGGCCTCGGCGGGGTCGGCCCCGCCGGTACCGGTCTCACGGGGGTCGACCTTGCCAGGGCCGGTCTCGCCAGGGCCGGTCTCGCCGGGGCCGGCCTCGCTGGTGTCGATGAGCAGCAGGCGGCCGTCGTGGGAGGCGACGGCGAGGCGTTCGCCGTCCGGGTCGGCCACCATCTCCAGCACCCGGCCCAGCCTCCCCGGGGCCAGTCGTCGGGTGGGGCGGCGGCCGCTCGCCCGGGGCAGGGAGACGATCTCGATCGCGTCCTCGCCCTCGGCGTCCGTCACATACGCCACCCGCCCGCTCGCGCCGAGCATCTCCGGCAGCCGCACCCGCACGCCGGGGGTGTCGGTGAGGGTGCGCGCGGGGCCGTCGCGGTGGGTGAGCCAGTACAGGCTGCCGCGTACGACGACGGCACTGGCCCGGCCCGTCTCGTCCACCGAGACGCCGTCCAGGTGGTGCGCGGCGGGCACCTGGTAACGGCGCCGCCCGGCGCGCGGCCCGCTCAGCGTGATGTCCAGCCGGCGCGGCACGGAGTCCGGGGACAGGCCGTCGACGATCCACAGGTCACCGGCGCACTGGTAGACGACCCGGGTGCCGTCGCTGGACGCGTGCCGGGCGTAGAACGCGTCGTGGTCGGTGTGGCGGCGCAGATCGGAGCCGTCGTACGCGCAGGAGTACAGGTTGCCGACGCCCTCGTGGTCGGAGAGGAAGGCGACCCGGCCGCCGACGAGCATCGGGGACTGCAGATGCCCGTCGACCTTGGCGAACACGCCGTGCCCGTCCTGCTCGTCGTCTCCGCCGTCTCCGTCGAGCAGGCGCCGTCCGTGCAGCCACAGCCTGCCCGTCGCCCCGCCCCGGTACCGCTTCCAGCCGGCCGGTTCGTGCGGCGGGGTACCGGTGAGCAGCAGGGTCCTGCGTTCCCCGTCGATCTCGGCGACCTGGATGTCGCTCACCGGCCCCCAGGGCAGTTTGCGCCCCGGATCGCCGTCGGTGGAGAGCTTGTAGGACCAGGAGAAGTACGAGAACGGCTGGCCGTGCGAGGCGACGGCGAGGATCTCGGGGCTCTCGTCGCCGTCGGGGCTCGGGGGCGTCCAGCCGCAGACCCGGGTGTCGGGGCTGCCCCAGTAGGTCAGCCGGCGGCCCGGCCCGCCGTCCACCGGCACCAGATGGACCTCGGGGTCGAGGCTGCGCCAGCTCGTGTACGCGATGTGGCGGCCGTCGGGTGAGAAGCGGGGGTGGCCGAGCTTGGTGCGGTCGACGGTGAGCCGCCAGGCCCGGCCCGGGGCGTCGAGTGGCGCGAGCCAGAGGTCGTCCTCGGCCACGAAGCACAGCAGGTCGCCGTTGAGGTGGGGCAGGCGCAGATAACTCACCCTTCCCATGCTTTTCCCGGTGACGGACCACAGCAACTCGTGGGGAGCGACGGCGGCTCTCCCGACGTGACCCAGCACACGTACGAAACGGTTTCGTTCCCTTAGAGGGGTGCGGTACATTCTTCGTGTACGAAACCGTGTCGTTCGGCGCGGTGAGACCCGGAGCGAGGAGAGGTGGGCGGGATGACCGAGGACGCGGCAGTGCGGCGCAGCCGGATCACCCCGGAGCGCGTGGCCGAGATCTACGCGGCCGTGCTCGACCTGCTTCGCGAGGTCGGGTACGACGCCCTCACCATGGACGCCGTGGCCGCCCGCACCCGGTCCAGCAAGGCCACTCTCTACCGCCAGTGGGGCGGCAAGGCCGAGCTGGTGGTGAGAGCCATGCGGTGCCAGAAGCCGGGCAGCACCGGTGACGTCGACACCGGTTCCCTCCAGGGGGACCTGCACGGACTCATCGGCCGTGAGGGCGACTACGTCATGGAGCAGAACGCCGCCCTGATGCGGGCGCTCGCCATGGCGGTGCACACCAACGACGACCTGCGGCGCGCCTTCAGGGACCTGCTCGTGGAACCCGAGATCGACGAGTTCCGGGGGATCGTCCGGCGCGCGGTCGAACGCGGCGAGGTCCACCCGGACAACCCGGCGCTGGACTACATGGTGCACATGCTCGTCGGCGCGTTCGCCACCCGGACGCTGATCGACGAACAGCCGCCCACGCGGGACTTCCTCATCTCGTACATCGACGCCGTGGTCCTCCCCGCCCTCGGCGTGTCCCCCCGCTGACCGCCCCGGTCGGCTCTCCCCGCACGACCCTCTCCATCCCACCATCACCACCTGACGGACGACACCGCTCACGTCGTCGGGCTGGACCCCCCTGCCCTGAGAATCCACGACCTGACCGGGAGTACTCCCTCGTGGCCACATTCCTCTATCGACTCGGACGTTTCGCCTTCAGGCGACGACACTTCACCGCCCTGTTCTGGGTGGCGCTGCTGGCACTCGCCGGCGTCGGCGCGGCCGGCGCTCCCGCGGCCGGCAACACCTCGTTCTCCATCCCCGGCACCGAGGCCCAGAAGGCCTTCGACGTGCTGGAGGAACGCTTCCCCGGCACCAGTGCCGACGGAGCGACCGCACGCGTCGTCTTCAAGGCGCCCGCCGGCGAGAAGATGACCGACGCCGGCAACAAGGCGACCGTCGAGAAGACCGTCAAGGAGCTCTCCGGCGACTCCCAGGTCGCCTTCGTCGCCGACCCGTACCAGGGCGGAGGCCTCAGCCAGGACGGCGCGGTCGCCTACGCGTCGGTGAGCTACAAGGTCTCCGGCATGGAACTGGAGGACTCCTCGCGCGACTCCCTGGAGGCCGCCGCCGAGGACGCCCGCGACGCCGGACTGACCGTGGAGATCGGCGGTGACGCGCTGCAGGCCGTCCCGGCGACCGGCACCGCCGAGATCATCGGCATCGGTGTCGCCGCGGTCGTCCTGGTCATCACCTTCGGCTCGCTGCTCGCGGCCGGCCTGCCGCTGCTCACCGCGATCATCGGTGTCGGCATCGGCGTCGCGACCATCACCGCGCTGGCCTCCACCCTGGAGCTCGGCTCCACCACCTCCATCCTGGCCACGATGATCGGCCTCGCCGTCGGCATCGACTACGCGCTGTTCATCGTCTCCCGCTACCGCACCGAACTGGCCGAGGGCAGGGAGCGCGAGGACGCCGCGGGCCGCGCCGTCGGCACCGCGGGCTCCGCGGTGGTCTTCGCCGGACTCACGGTCGTCATCGCCCTCGTCGGTCTGTCGGTCGTCAACATCCCGATGCTGACCAAGATGGGCATCGCCGCCGCCGGCACCGTCGCCATCGCCGTCCTCATCGCACTCACCATGGTCCCGGCGCTGCTCGGCTACGCGGGCGGCAAGGTCCGCCCGGCCGGCGAGAAGAGCAAGCTGCTCGGCGGCGGCCGCGCCAAGAAGACCGGCACGGAGACCGGCACGGCGCAGCGCCCGAACATGGGCACCCGCTGGGCGAGCTTCGTCGTACGCCGTCCCGTGGCCGTCCTCCTGCTCGGCGTCGTCGGCCTCGGCGCGGCGGCCGTCCCGGCGGGCTCCCTGGAACTGGGACTGCCCGACGACGGTTCGCAGCCGACGTCCACCACCCAGCGCCGCGCCTACGACCTGCTGTCCGAGGGCTTCGGCCCCGGCTTCAACGGTCCGCTGGTCGTCGTGGTCGACGCCAAGAACAGCGACGACCCGCAGGCCGTCTTCCAGCAGACCGGCGACGAGATCAAGGGCCTCGACGGCATCGTCACGGTGGCCCCGGCGCAGCCCAACGAAGCCGGCGACACGGCCACGATCACCGTCATCCCGGACTCCAAGCCGTCGTCCGTGGCGACCGAGGACCTGGTGCACGACATCCGGGACGCCGGAGCGGACATCAAGGCCGACGTCGGCGCCGACATCCTGGTCACCGGCGCCACGGCGGTGAACATCGACGTGTCGCAGAAGCTCAACGACGCACTGCTGCCGTATCTGACCCTGGTGGTCGGGCTGGCGTTCCTGCTGCTGATCGTGGTCTTCCGGTCGATCCTGGTCCCGCTGAAGGCGGCCCTCGGCTTCCTGCTCTCCGTGATGGCCGCCCTGGGCGCCGTGGTCGCGGTCTTCCAGTGGGGCTGGCTGGCCGGCCTGATGGGCGTGGAGGAGACCGGCCCGGTCATGTCGATGATGCCGATCTTCATGGTCGGTGTGGTCTTCGGACTGGCCATGGACTACGAGGTGTTCCTCGTGACCCGGATGCGGGAGGCCTTCGTCCACGGGGAGAACCCCAGCCAGGCCGTGGTGACCGGCTTCCGGTACAGCGCCCGGGTCGTGACCGCCGCCGCGGTGATCATGATGGCCGTCTTCTCCGGCTTCATCGGTTCCAGCGAGGCGATGGTCAAGATGATCGGCTTCGGCCTCGCCGTCGCCGTCCTCTTCGACGCGTTCGTCGTCCGCATGGCGATCGTCCCGGCGGTGCTGGCGCTGCTGGGCAAGAAGGCCTGGTGGCTCCCGAAGTGGCTGGACCGCGTCCTGCCCAACGTGGACGTCGAGGGCGAGGGCCTGCGCACGCAGGACGACAGGAAGGGCGAGGACCGGGAACTGGTCCACGCCTGACACCACCGGACCGCAGGACGTCGACTCCTGCGGTCCCCCGTACCAGCCGGTGAGGGCCCCGTGGGGACGGGGAGCCCTCACCGGCTTCCCCGTTCCGCACCCGCCGCACCCGCCGCACCCGCCGCACCCGCCGTGCCCGCCGTGCCCGTCACCGGGGCGAACCCGGTCGCCCGCCGTCCGCGCCGCCCGCTAGCGTGCCCCGCATGACGACAGCCGCCACTGACCACGAGGGCTCCGCCGCCCACCCCCGATTTGCCGAGGCCCTGCGGGAGATGGGGCTCTTGGAGGTGATCGGGCAGGTCCGGCGCTTCCCCGACGCCGCCCGTACCGCACCCGAGGCCGCCGCCGCGATCGGCTGCGAGCTCAGCCAGATCTGCAAGTCGCTGATCTTCGCTGTCGATGACGTGCCCGTACTGGTCCTGATGGACGGCGCCTCCCGGGTGGACCTGGAACGGGTCCGGCAGGAACTCGGCGCGCAGAAGGTCACCCGCGCGAAGGCGGACGTCGTACGGGAGACCACCGGGTACGCCATCGGCGGCGTGCCGCCCTTCGGACACCGCACCACGACCCGCGTCCTCGCCGACCGCTCCCTGCTCGACCACGATCTCGTGTGGGCGGCGGCCGGCACCCCGTACACCGTCTTCCCGATGGAACCCAGGACGCTGATCGCCCACGCCGGCGGCATCCTGGCGGACGTGCGCGAGCGCTCCGAGTGACCCCCCGAACGCTTTGGTGCTCCGCGGATCGCCGCGGCCGGGCTGCTGGTCGTCGGGATCGGGCTGATGCTGCGCGCCGGGTAGTGGTGGCGGGCCGGGTCCGATGGGGTGCGGGCGGGCGGGAGGAGGGGCACCCTGGAAGCAGGACTTCCGGAGGTGACCGTCATGACGAGCACGATGCGCACCACGGTCGGGTGGCACGTCGAGATGGAGTTCATGGAGGACGACCAGCACACGCGCGCGGCGGCGCTGCTCCGGCTGCCCGACGGGACCGAGGTACGGGCCCACGGGCACGCGAGCCGGCACCACGTCGACGCGAACCAGCCCAGGGTCGGGGAGGAGGTCGCCGGCGCACGCGCGTTGAACGAACTCGCGATGCAACTGCTGACCAAGGCGCACGACGAGATCGACGAAGTGTCCGGCCGGACCTCGCACCCGATCCACGTGTGAGCGACGCGGGGTGAGCTAGCCGGCCAGGGCCGAGCGCACCGCCCGTACCAGGGCCTGGGCGCGGGGATCGGAGGTCACCGTCGTGCGGAAGCCGTTGGTGACGTAGCCGAAGGCGATGCCGGACTCCGGGTCGGCGAAGCCCAGGGAGCCGCCGCGGCCTGGGTGGCCGAAGGAGCCCGGGGCCAGGAACGGCGAGGCGCTGCCGTGCAGCATGTAACCGAGGCCGAAGCGGGTGCCGACGATCAGGACGCGGTCCGGGCCCGCCGACTCCTCGGCGCGGGCGCGTGCGACGGTGGCCGCCTCGAAGAGGCGTACGCCGTCGACCCGCCCGATCAGTGCGGCGTAGAA contains these protein-coding regions:
- a CDS encoding SDR family oxidoreductase, giving the protein MSRGSLEGKVAVVTGAARGVGELLARRLSARGATVALVGLEPDALERVAERLHGESGHWHADVTDHEAMARVAGEVAERFGRVDIVVANAGVANGGPFADSDPGSWRRVVEVNLIGSAVTARAFLPLLIASRGYLLQIASLAAITPAPMMTAYCASKSGVEAYAHCLRAEVGHRGVRVGVGYLSWTDTDMVRGADQDEVMRELRQRLPWPANKTYPPGPAVDRIVAGIERRSSHVYGQWWLRGMQGVRGYLPGVIGTVGQREMRRFADRLTGMRTGLVGAGGNADEQHRTTVRD
- a CDS encoding S41 family peptidase, giving the protein MSYLRLPHLNGDLLCFVAEDDLWLAPLDAPGRAWRLTVDRTKLGHPRFSPDGRHIAYTSWRSLDPEVHLVPVDGGPGRRLTYWGSPDTRVCGWTPPSPDGDESPEILAVASHGQPFSYFSWSYKLSTDGDPGRKLPWGPVSDIQVAEIDGERRTLLLTGTPPHEPAGWKRYRGGATGRLWLHGRRLLDGDGGDDEQDGHGVFAKVDGHLQSPMLVGGRVAFLSDHEGVGNLYSCAYDGSDLRRHTDHDAFYARHASSDGTRVVYQCAGDLWIVDGLSPDSVPRRLDITLSGPRAGRRRYQVPAAHHLDGVSVDETGRASAVVVRGSLYWLTHRDGPARTLTDTPGVRVRLPEMLGASGRVAYVTDAEGEDAIEIVSLPRASGRRPTRRLAPGRLGRVLEMVADPDGERLAVASHDGRLLLIDTSEAGPGETGPGETGPGKVDPRETGTGGADPAEADDGQGSAPDPDPVPDPVPDPVPDAPVTELIRSVNGPVRDLAFSPDGGWLTWSHPGIGRTLRQIKLARLKDRFVIDVTNGRFEDENPVFTRDGRYLAFLSWRGFDPVYDVHTGDLSFPLGCRPYLVPLSSATLSPFALSPEGRPAAGGLDPVEAEEDDLGDGGPVTVETEGLESRVTPFPVTASKYSALHPVAGGGLVWLRWPISGALGETFVNPDDTSGRPTLEHFDISKAKKSELVDHLDLFAVSGDGTRLVVADGGEPRAVPATEPGDSDSTVWIDVRRILHEADPVAEWRQSYAEAGRLIRAYFWEPGMCGIDWDAALDQYRPLIERVASPDEFADLLRELLGELGTSHAYVTAARRNEGPPHYQRRQGFLGTNLVPREDGWTVKRILSGDSSDSRARSPLAGTGIREGAVLTHVHGRPVDPVAGPYPLLAGTGGTTVELTFAPAEGTGPPRRVAVVPLVDERPLRYQDWVAKRREVVRELSGGRCGYLHIPDMGGSGWAQFNRDLRMEVSRPALIVDVRGNAGGHISELVVETLTRTILGWDLTRDAQPVSYAANAPRGPVVALADEATSSDGDMITAAFKLLKLGPVVGQRTWGGVVGMTGRHRLGDGTVITVPMNAAWFDAYGWSVENRGVAPDLEALRTPLDWAEGRYPVLDDAVRLALELLETEPPATPPTYSDVPDRSRPKLPPRTHEA
- a CDS encoding TetR/AcrR family transcriptional regulator; amino-acid sequence: MTEDAAVRRSRITPERVAEIYAAVLDLLREVGYDALTMDAVAARTRSSKATLYRQWGGKAELVVRAMRCQKPGSTGDVDTGSLQGDLHGLIGREGDYVMEQNAALMRALAMAVHTNDDLRRAFRDLLVEPEIDEFRGIVRRAVERGEVHPDNPALDYMVHMLVGAFATRTLIDEQPPTRDFLISYIDAVVLPALGVSPR
- a CDS encoding MMPL family transporter; the protein is MATFLYRLGRFAFRRRHFTALFWVALLALAGVGAAGAPAAGNTSFSIPGTEAQKAFDVLEERFPGTSADGATARVVFKAPAGEKMTDAGNKATVEKTVKELSGDSQVAFVADPYQGGGLSQDGAVAYASVSYKVSGMELEDSSRDSLEAAAEDARDAGLTVEIGGDALQAVPATGTAEIIGIGVAAVVLVITFGSLLAAGLPLLTAIIGVGIGVATITALASTLELGSTTSILATMIGLAVGIDYALFIVSRYRTELAEGREREDAAGRAVGTAGSAVVFAGLTVVIALVGLSVVNIPMLTKMGIAAAGTVAIAVLIALTMVPALLGYAGGKVRPAGEKSKLLGGGRAKKTGTETGTAQRPNMGTRWASFVVRRPVAVLLLGVVGLGAAAVPAGSLELGLPDDGSQPTSTTQRRAYDLLSEGFGPGFNGPLVVVVDAKNSDDPQAVFQQTGDEIKGLDGIVTVAPAQPNEAGDTATITVIPDSKPSSVATEDLVHDIRDAGADIKADVGADILVTGATAVNIDVSQKLNDALLPYLTLVVGLAFLLLIVVFRSILVPLKAALGFLLSVMAALGAVVAVFQWGWLAGLMGVEETGPVMSMMPIFMVGVVFGLAMDYEVFLVTRMREAFVHGENPSQAVVTGFRYSARVVTAAAVIMMAVFSGFIGSSEAMVKMIGFGLAVAVLFDAFVVRMAIVPAVLALLGKKAWWLPKWLDRVLPNVDVEGEGLRTQDDRKGEDRELVHA
- a CDS encoding YbaK/EbsC family protein, coding for MTTAATDHEGSAAHPRFAEALREMGLLEVIGQVRRFPDAARTAPEAAAAIGCELSQICKSLIFAVDDVPVLVLMDGASRVDLERVRQELGAQKVTRAKADVVRETTGYAIGGVPPFGHRTTTRVLADRSLLDHDLVWAAAGTPYTVFPMEPRTLIAHAGGILADVRERSE
- a CDS encoding DUF1876 domain-containing protein, encoding MTSTMRTTVGWHVEMEFMEDDQHTRAAALLRLPDGTEVRAHGHASRHHVDANQPRVGEEVAGARALNELAMQLLTKAHDEIDEVSGRTSHPIHV